AAGATAGCACGACATTTTAGAAATGCACTGAAATAGTGGACTAATAGTTTTCGGCTGACGACAGGCCCTGAGCTCTCCCTTTGCGGCGTCGTGACCGGGCGCCGATCAGAGGACGCGGCCGCGGGCGACAACCGGCCATGTCCCTTTTGGCCCCCCGCTCTCGATGACGTGGACTGCGTCGACCATGTTGGTCACGACGCAGGCATGGTTCGGAACGATGCGGACCAGTTCGCCGACATGGAGACCGATCGGACCGTCCGAGACAAGGCGGCCATGCTCCTCGGAGAGCTGGTCGATACGTATGTCGTCGCGGCCGAGCACGTGGCCGTAGCCGGTGAGACCTAGCAGGTCGGATGTCAGGACCTTGCTGCCGGCGTCGATGATCGCCCGGTTTTCGCTGGGAACCGAGACCACGGTCGCGAGCACTGTGAGGGCACAGTCTTCCCATGATGCCACGCCACGGGCAACCAGCGACCGATCGTTGTAGATGTACGTGCCCGGCCTGTGCTCGCTTGCTATCGGCGCTTCGGCTGCCTGCATCATACCGGGCGTGCCCCCTGATGTAATGCACGGAACTTCGAGCCCCTCTGCCTCGATCAGCCGCTTCGCCTCGCTCATGAAGGCCTGGACGCGTGCGGCGCCATCGGCCGGCGGATAGGTCATCAATCCGCCGAAGCGCAGTCCCGG
The sequence above is drawn from the Sinorhizobium meliloti genome and encodes:
- a CDS encoding D-TA family PLP-dependent enzyme, coding for MTLPIETPAVLVDLDIARRNVVAFQAYADRHGIRVRPHIKTHKLPQMAELQLDAGAIGITCQKVTEAEAMVDGSARIKDVLITYNLLGEEKLARLARLNERVTVSVVGDNATVVDGLAAFFADAGKPLTVLVECNTGADRCGVGTPSEAARLARRIAEAPGLRFGGLMTYPPADGAARVQAFMSEAKRLIEAEGLEVPCITSGGTPGMMQAAEAPIASEHRPGTYIYNDRSLVARGVASWEDCALTVLATVVSVPSENRAIIDAGSKVLTSDLLGLTGYGHVLGRDDIRIDQLSEEHGRLVSDGPIGLHVGELVRIVPNHACVVTNMVDAVHVIESGGPKGTWPVVARGRVL